TTATGGGGATGGTGCTGCGTCTCAGGGTCAAATCTACGAAGCATATAACATGTCGAAATTATGGAATCTGCCGGTGGTATTTGTATGCGAAAATAATAAGTACGCGATGGGAACGGTAGTGCAGAGGCATTCGGCTAACACCAACTTCTACACGCGAGGAGATCTAATTCCAGGGGTGAAGGTAAGGAAGAGTGGAGAACAAAGAAGAGCAACgcgttcgtttctttcgcgtGTTTTTCTTATTTCAGGTAGATGGCATGAGAGTGATGGATGTTCGCGAAGCTGTGAAATTTGCTAGAGACTACGCTCTTAGGAACGGTCCGATTCTTCTTGAGATGGTCACCTATCGATACTTTGGTCACAGCATGAGCGATCCTGGCACCTCTTATCGTACCAGAGACGAAGTGAAGAAAATACAAGCTGAACGAGATCCTATCGAGTTATTGACCAAACTGCTCGTGGAGAATGGTGTGAAAACCGAAGCGGAAATTCTTGTAAGACCGCACGCGCGTGTCCGCCTCACCTTCCGTCCGTTAccccttcctcttcttttcaCTCTCGCTTGATCCCAACCCACTCCCTGTGCATTAGGAAATTAGGAAAAGCACGTACAAAGCAGTGGACAAGGAAATGGAACAAGCTAAAGCCGACCCGTACCCGGAGATGTCAGAAATCGCAACGGATCTTTACGTGAAACCATTGGAAAAAACGCGCGGCAAAGCACCTTGGGAAACTCATTAAAAATGGAATCAAATTTTTCCTCTATACCCTTTTTTGTACTGGTTCTAGATTTATCagtaaaataaagtaatatCGAATCGAAGCATTTTACGTCACGAAATTGGTCGAAATTcatagagaaaaaaaagaacacgTCGTAGAGTATGCTATGCGAGTGGCTATGTTTGTTTCTCACTGGTTTTCTTACTCCGCCAATTGGAATGATCAATTAAAACATATCGCGCTGCGTCAAGTCACGATCGAGAAAAGGAAAGCATGAAGCAAGGAGAATAAAACGTGACGGAGACAGAAGGTTATTACAGCAAAGGGAACGGTTGAAATAGAGTGAGTCAATCGTTCAGAGGAacattgtatgtatatatgtatgacaGAACGAGAgtaaaagaaagagagggaggaAGGATTCCAGCGAGTAGCGTTAACGAACGACAGCGACAGTCAACGAGACAGTCTTTGCGGGAGCCGCCTTCGGTTGCTCCCACGTGCAGTTCAGCTCGTTGAATCTTAACGAGCTTACATCGAGAGGTAATTGTACATTTTCTGCGTCCAGAAGATACTCTTTAAAAAGATTTCGTTTGGGCAATAAAGTTGTCGATTGATAATAGCGATCGAGTCGAGCAGCACAAGTGAGAAAACTTAAGAGAATCTGCGTAATGTTTATCGCGAAAAATGAAGCAAAATCAGATAAATATCAACCGTTCCTCGATACGACGATTTGAAACGATTTAAGATACGGCAGTAGACACAGCAAAGAACTTACAGGTGAGATTGTTTGACCATCGATTCCGTCATACGATAACCACGACTCAGgattttcttatcatttgtattttattcgaATGTTAGAACAAACGTAAATGTTTAAGAACGTCATTAAACGATGTTGGTTCGTTTGCTCGATCAATGACATTGGGATTAACGTCACTAATCCTTTAAAAGGGAGAAGGTACGGCAAATCATATCGAATCAGATCGAATCGATCAGAAGTCCTATGCTACAAAAGTGTCAAACTCGAAATCATAATTAATGAAAGCAAATTCCGTTGAACATGACacaaaattattattcattCTTCCTTTCTTATCGCTTATCTTATTTAACCACATTTCCTGATGAATTTCAGTAGGAGTGATGGTTCGATAACTATTACATATACTGGAAGGATCGACGCGAAATCGTTGCTAggaaacatatttttttatccGAGAGATCAACGatcgagaaagagaggaaaatcgAATAAGGAACGAAATTACGATGGGGCTCAACGCGGAGCTTACTGCTATTCTTCGAGGTAAATGAAATGTTAACAGACGTcacatatatattatgtatatatatatatatatatatatatatatatatatatatatatatatatttattactgtAATCGTTTTAATCAACATCGACCGGATCGACATGAAActacatacgtatatttattCACGATAGATGTAGTGCAATTTTTGGAATGTCTCCACGATGTAAAACTCCCATTGAAATTAGAGAACATTCGAGACAATCTATTGGTACGTTCGAAAGATACGCTAACGATGTTCGTAATAGAGAGAATCGGAAGACCGGCATCTCCAGAACCGTATTTAAATATGAACGCAACCGGATCGAAAGGTTTGATGGCAGCTACACTGAAAACGGAAACCGAGCTTCAAGAATACGTAGGAGCAGAGGAATACCATGAGATGCAAAAGCCACAGCAACAACAAGATTATTACGAGACCTTTCAGGGTGTCGAATCGACGAATAATACTATTGTACTCTCGACTCATGAAACGATcgataatattcaaaataaaggAGAAGAGGTTGAAAATACGCTGATGGACATTTACGCGAATTTCTCAGCAACGGAAACGAAAAGTAAATGTAAGATGTGTGGCCCTCTTTAtaggaaggaaggaaagaaattGTTCGTTTTCGAACAATATCGAGCTTGTTGGGTTGGTAAGTTGAATTCTCTCGATGATCGATATCGATGTGATCAAAACACTGCATATAACGGAGCAATTTCTATGCAAATGCGATAGGTTTGGTTGGATTGCATCTATTAATTTACGGAAACGATCGTGACAATCGACCGTGCACGATTTTGCCAATTCAGGGCTACATGGCACGAGCTGCTCCAAATGCGATTCCTCGAGACCAACGTCGAAGCGAATCTACTTTTGAGATTTTCCGTCCTGGTAATAGAACTTTCCAGGTACTCAAATATTTCTCATAAAATATACTATAGatatagaaatggaaataaatgAAAAGGTTAATAAATTGAATGTAAAGTTCAACGTTATTTCAGTTTTCTGCAAAAACTCGGAAGGATATGGAACAATGGGTAACGAAAATTTGTGAATTAGGAGGCGAGAAGAATGATTATAAAGAGACAACAAAACAAATGGACACGAACATCGTCGCAAATGGTGCTACCAAGCAACCGAATGACCAAGAAGACTCGAGTTGCAGGCAAGAGCTTCCCGATAAATCTTCGACCGATCCAATCGTTGATCGATCCAATGAAGATACTAATGAAGGAAGAGGACTGGATGATTCTCACGAATCGGCCAATATTTCTATTCCTTCGCCTGCCACTGGCCCTTC
Above is a genomic segment from Bombus vancouverensis nearcticus chromosome 1, iyBomVanc1_principal, whole genome shotgun sequence containing:
- the LOC117153509 gene encoding uncharacterized protein LOC117153509; the encoded protein is MSIMEKDSLITAYRCHGFAVVFGVSAREIFAELMGRRTGISKGKGGSMHMYGNQFFGGDGIVGGQIPVGAGLGFAQKYNGTGGVAWAFYGDGAASQGQIYEAYNMSKLWNLPVVFVCENNKYAMGTVVQRHSANTNFYTRGDLIPGVKVDGMRVMDVREAVKFARDYALRNGPILLEMVTYRYFGHSMSDPGTSYRTRDEVKKIQAERDPIELLTKLLVENGVKTEAEILVRPHARVRLTFRPLPLPLLFTLA